The following proteins come from a genomic window of Heyndrickxia acidicola:
- a CDS encoding IclR family transcriptional regulator, whose translation MNQSIIKALGLLEFFSEEKPELSLKEITDKANLPKPTVYRLLSSLEFCGFLTRCKNTEYDTRYKLGLKLMELGQLVSEQLELRKVALPQMKKLADEINEVVHLVILNQHEAIYIEKVESTRALRLHTRVGKTSPLHLGSGPKLLFAFLSDERRQDIFKENLLKKLSTSERESLLEQLKIIRDKGYAVSFGEQDAGTTGVSYPIYDFHGTVIAALAVSGPSSRFEGVQLKQIKDSTQKTAASVSYSLGFKRNE comes from the coding sequence ATGAACCAGAGTATTATTAAAGCCTTAGGTCTTCTTGAATTTTTTTCGGAGGAAAAGCCTGAACTGAGCTTAAAGGAAATTACAGATAAAGCTAATCTGCCTAAGCCTACCGTGTACCGGCTGCTCTCTTCTTTGGAATTTTGCGGCTTCTTGACCCGGTGCAAAAACACAGAATATGACACCCGTTATAAGCTGGGGCTAAAGCTAATGGAATTGGGACAGCTTGTCTCAGAACAGCTGGAGCTAAGAAAAGTGGCATTGCCTCAAATGAAAAAGCTTGCTGATGAAATAAATGAAGTGGTTCATTTGGTCATTTTAAACCAGCATGAGGCCATCTATATTGAAAAAGTAGAAAGCACCAGGGCATTAAGGCTTCATACCAGAGTTGGAAAAACCTCTCCTCTTCATCTGGGCTCGGGGCCAAAACTGTTATTTGCCTTTCTTTCTGACGAAAGACGGCAGGACATTTTTAAAGAGAATTTGTTAAAGAAGCTGAGTACATCCGAGAGAGAAAGTCTGCTTGAGCAGTTGAAAATAATTCGTGACAAGGGCTATGCTGTCAGTTTTGGGGAACAGGATGCAGGAACCACAGGGGTATCGTATCCGATTTATGATTTTCATGGTACGGTTATTGCTGCACTTGCTGTCAGTGGTCCATCAAGCCGATTTGAAGGAGTCCAGCTTAAGCAAATAAAAGACAGCACTCAAAAAACAGCCGCCTCCGTTTCCTATTCGCTTGGATTTAAAAGAAATGAATAG
- a CDS encoding saccharopine dehydrogenase family protein: MKVAVLGAGLMGKEAARDLAGSPGVKKVTLADVDAKRAEAVCRQLGSPKLSSSFIDASNHQELTQFISDYDVVINALFYSFNEKVAKAAIKAGVSSVDLGGHIGHMTEKVLELHDHAKAGNVTLIPDLGVAPGMINILSGYGAGKLDDVTAIKLYVGGIPVRPEPPLEYNHVFSMEGVFDHYTDPSLIIRNGIKQEVPSLSEIETIHFEKFGPLEAFHTAGGTSTLSLSYPDLETLEYKTVRYRGHAEKFKLLVDLNLTRNDFEVEVGGRLIKPRDVLLKALDPIVELGEKDDAVLLRVITEGKKAGKTASYEYEMVTYKDREHQVTAMARSTAYTISVVAQMIGSGLISQKGVYCPEKVVPGREYIEEMAKRGVHIYETEN, encoded by the coding sequence ATGAAGGTAGCTGTTCTAGGTGCAGGATTAATGGGGAAAGAAGCTGCCCGGGATTTGGCAGGGAGTCCTGGAGTGAAAAAAGTAACACTGGCAGATGTTGATGCCAAAAGAGCGGAAGCGGTTTGCAGGCAGCTGGGTTCACCGAAGCTATCCTCTTCATTTATAGACGCTTCCAATCACCAGGAATTAACACAATTTATAAGCGATTATGATGTTGTCATTAATGCTCTTTTTTATTCCTTTAATGAAAAAGTTGCGAAAGCTGCCATTAAAGCGGGTGTTAGCAGTGTGGATCTAGGTGGCCATATCGGGCATATGACGGAAAAGGTGCTTGAACTGCATGATCATGCTAAGGCAGGCAACGTTACCCTGATACCAGACCTTGGCGTAGCGCCGGGAATGATCAATATTCTTTCAGGATACGGCGCTGGCAAGCTGGATGATGTTACGGCAATCAAGCTATATGTCGGAGGAATTCCTGTTCGTCCTGAACCCCCATTGGAATACAATCATGTTTTTTCCATGGAAGGCGTATTTGACCATTATACAGATCCATCCCTCATCATTCGAAATGGGATTAAGCAGGAAGTGCCGTCTCTATCTGAAATCGAAACCATCCATTTTGAAAAGTTTGGACCGCTTGAAGCCTTTCATACGGCCGGTGGGACATCGACTTTATCTCTGTCCTATCCAGATTTAGAAACTTTGGAGTATAAAACCGTACGATACCGAGGTCATGCGGAAAAGTTCAAGCTTCTGGTTGATTTGAATTTAACGCGAAATGATTTTGAGGTGGAGGTTGGAGGCAGGTTAATCAAGCCGAGAGATGTCCTGCTCAAGGCTTTAGATCCTATTGTAGAGCTGGGTGAAAAAGATGATGCGGTCCTGTTAAGAGTCATAACAGAAGGAAAGAAAGCTGGGAAAACGGCTAGCTATGAATATGAAATGGTGACCTATAAGGATCGGGAGCATCAGGTCACAGCCATGGCCCGTTCAACGGCCTACACGATATCTGTTGTTGCCCAGATGATTGGCAGCGGTCTTATTTCCCAAAAAGGAGTCTATTGTCCGGAAAAAGTGGTACCAGGCAGAGAGTACATTGAGGAAATGGCTAAACGCGGTGTCCATATTTATGAAACGGAAAATTAA
- a CDS encoding aldehyde dehydrogenase family protein has protein sequence MVNTVVQGAKVLNFINGEWVGSDSGKFAPIINPATGKSIGEVLLSSKEDVEKAVSAAKKAQKKWALVPAPQRAEVLYRVGALLKERKEKLARILTQEMGKVLDEARGEVQEGIDMAFYMAGEGRRLFGDTTPSELKDKFAMSVRVPVGIVGIITPWNFPIAIATWKSFPAIVAGNAVVWKPATETPLMAMELVKIFEEAGLPKGVINLVCGAGSTVGNSMVEHPEIDVISFTGSNDVGRTIAERCGRLLKRVSLEMGGKNAVIVMDDADLSLAVEGILWSAFGTSGQRCTACSRVIVHEAVKEQLEKKLVAEMEKLTLGNGLDENVKVGPVINQQALKKIHEYVQIGKAEGAKLAAGGYVLAEGELAEGNYYAPTLFTDVSPDMRIAYEEIFGPVVSVIPVKTFEEAIEVNNSVAYGLSSSIFTRDINRVFAAQRDLDTGIVYVNAGTTGAEIHLPFGGTKGTGNGHRDSGVAALDVFTEWKSVYIDFSGKLQRAQIDVEKSN, from the coding sequence ATGGTAAATACAGTGGTGCAAGGTGCAAAGGTATTGAATTTTATTAACGGTGAATGGGTGGGATCTGATAGCGGAAAATTTGCTCCTATTATCAATCCTGCAACAGGAAAATCCATTGGTGAAGTGCTTTTATCCTCTAAGGAGGATGTAGAAAAGGCGGTGTCAGCAGCAAAAAAAGCTCAAAAGAAATGGGCATTGGTCCCGGCTCCTCAAAGAGCAGAAGTGCTGTACAGGGTTGGAGCTCTTTTGAAAGAACGAAAAGAAAAGCTTGCCAGAATATTAACACAGGAGATGGGAAAGGTTCTGGACGAAGCTAGAGGAGAGGTTCAAGAAGGCATCGATATGGCGTTTTATATGGCTGGAGAAGGACGAAGGCTTTTTGGAGATACAACCCCTTCTGAACTAAAGGATAAATTCGCCATGAGCGTTCGGGTCCCCGTTGGGATTGTTGGGATTATAACACCGTGGAATTTTCCAATCGCGATTGCTACGTGGAAATCTTTTCCTGCAATTGTCGCAGGGAACGCTGTTGTATGGAAGCCTGCAACCGAAACACCGCTCATGGCAATGGAACTGGTGAAAATATTTGAGGAAGCAGGACTTCCAAAGGGAGTCATCAATCTGGTCTGCGGTGCAGGCTCTACTGTCGGAAATTCCATGGTCGAGCATCCGGAAATTGATGTTATTTCCTTTACCGGCTCCAATGATGTCGGCAGGACCATAGCAGAGCGCTGCGGCAGGCTGTTAAAGCGTGTGTCACTTGAAATGGGAGGGAAAAATGCTGTAATTGTTATGGATGACGCAGACCTATCGCTTGCTGTTGAGGGGATATTGTGGAGTGCCTTTGGCACAAGCGGCCAGCGCTGTACCGCGTGCAGCCGTGTCATTGTCCATGAAGCGGTGAAAGAACAGTTAGAGAAAAAACTTGTTGCAGAAATGGAAAAATTGACACTTGGAAACGGATTGGACGAAAACGTAAAAGTAGGTCCAGTCATTAATCAGCAGGCATTAAAGAAAATTCATGAGTATGTGCAGATTGGAAAAGCAGAAGGAGCAAAGCTGGCAGCGGGCGGCTATGTTTTGGCTGAAGGGGAGCTGGCTGAAGGCAATTATTACGCCCCAACTTTATTCACTGATGTAAGCCCGGATATGAGGATTGCATATGAGGAAATCTTTGGACCGGTGGTTTCCGTCATTCCGGTAAAAACCTTTGAAGAAGCGATTGAAGTCAACAATAGTGTGGCATATGGTCTGTCCAGCTCCATTTTTACAAGAGATATCAATCGGGTTTTTGCCGCTCAGCGGGATCTCGATACCGGAATAGTATATGTAAATGCAGGAACAACCGGGGCTGAAATTCACCTGCCGTTCGGAGGAACAAAGGGAACAGGTAACGGGCACCGTGATTCAGGTGTAGCTGCGTTAGACGTTTTTACTGAGTGGAAGAGTGTGTATATCGATTTCAGCGGCAAGCTTCAGAGAGCCCAAATTGATGTTGAAAAATCGAATTGA